The following coding sequences are from one Desulfosporosinus orientis DSM 765 window:
- a CDS encoding chemotaxis protein CheV: MKQEILLESGINELEIVVFKAGNSLLGVNVAKVECILPYQPITEVPNSNKNVSGVINYRGRVIPVLDLIKTLKQECSKASKDRLLILININNSDFAVEVSLVSGIRRLSWKEIETPSSILLTQNETPITGIVKGGNDEIILMLDLEKILADIDPALALRESRTTKGLEGKKLVVAEDSTFLLKVVNESLVKAGASVEKFSNGQDALEFLQNSSIDEIYCVITDIEMPVMDGLTLTKQIKSDEKLKNIPVILFSSIASEGLAHKGLSVGADAQITKPQIDKLVEMVINIRS; the protein is encoded by the coding sequence TTGAAGCAAGAAATATTACTGGAAAGCGGTATCAATGAACTAGAGATTGTTGTTTTTAAAGCGGGGAACAGCTTGTTAGGTGTTAACGTTGCTAAAGTAGAATGTATTCTTCCTTATCAGCCCATTACAGAAGTGCCTAATTCCAATAAAAATGTCAGTGGAGTAATTAACTATAGAGGCAGGGTTATTCCTGTACTGGATTTAATCAAAACCCTCAAACAAGAATGTTCCAAAGCATCCAAGGATAGGCTGTTAATCCTTATCAATATTAATAACAGTGACTTTGCCGTGGAGGTTAGTTTAGTCAGTGGTATCAGAAGATTGTCTTGGAAAGAAATCGAGACACCCTCATCAATTCTTCTTACCCAGAACGAAACGCCCATAACAGGCATTGTTAAGGGCGGTAACGATGAGATTATTTTAATGTTGGATTTAGAAAAAATCCTGGCGGATATTGATCCTGCCTTGGCTCTTAGAGAATCAAGAACGACAAAAGGGCTGGAAGGGAAAAAACTTGTGGTTGCAGAAGACTCTACCTTCCTGTTAAAAGTTGTTAATGAGTCCTTAGTAAAGGCTGGAGCGAGTGTGGAAAAATTCAGCAATGGCCAGGACGCTCTTGAGTTTTTGCAAAACAGCTCTATTGATGAGATATATTGTGTGATTACGGATATTGAAATGCCGGTCATGGATGGCTTAACTTTAACAAAGCAAATAAAAAGTGATGAAAAATTGAAGAACATTCCTGTCATATTGTTTTCCTCCATTGCCAGTGAAGGGCTGGCTCATAAGGGTTTGAGTGTTGGTGCCGATGCCCAGATCACCAAGCCTCAAATTGATAAATTGGTGGAGATGGTTATTAATATCAGGAGTTAG
- a CDS encoding ammonium transporter, translating into MKTRTPLLKKGIILGLITALFLSIPGIALGADPSVESNAVAIDTVWTLVAGFLVFFMQAGFAMVEAGFTRAKNAGNIIMKNLMDFAIGSLIYWLLGFAIMFGIDKAGLIGTTGFGLSDSFEHLGLSIPLPAFLLFQTVFAATAATIVSGAMAERTKFISYIIYSFVISAVIYPVVGHWIWGGGWLAERGMIDFAGSTVVHSVGGWAALIGAILIGPRVGKYDKDGKSHAIPGHNITLGALGVFILWFGWFGFNPGSTLSGTSPDIGAIALNTNLAAAAGATVTMIVTWIKYKKPDVSLTLNGALAGLVAITAGCLAVSPVGAAIIGALAGVLIVFSVEFIDLVLKIDDPVGAISVHGVCGCFGTVMVGFFAVDGGLFYGGGTALLVTQIIGVVSVFIWTAATALVLFGAIKATLGLRVTEEEEVKGLDLGEHGMEAYSGFEMKAPSVNI; encoded by the coding sequence ATGAAAACAAGAACACCCTTACTAAAAAAAGGAATTATTCTAGGTCTGATAACCGCACTTTTTCTTTCCATTCCTGGAATCGCCTTAGGCGCTGACCCTAGCGTTGAAAGCAACGCCGTTGCCATTGATACCGTCTGGACTCTGGTCGCCGGATTTTTAGTCTTCTTTATGCAAGCTGGATTTGCTATGGTTGAAGCAGGATTTACTCGTGCAAAGAACGCCGGGAATATTATTATGAAAAATTTAATGGACTTTGCAATTGGATCTCTCATCTACTGGCTATTAGGATTCGCTATCATGTTTGGTATTGATAAAGCCGGACTTATCGGCACCACAGGCTTTGGGCTGTCGGACTCATTTGAACACTTAGGTCTGTCCATTCCCCTTCCTGCCTTCCTTCTCTTCCAAACCGTATTTGCTGCAACAGCAGCGACCATTGTTTCAGGGGCTATGGCAGAACGAACTAAATTTATATCCTATATCATTTACAGTTTTGTAATCAGTGCAGTTATCTATCCTGTAGTCGGACACTGGATCTGGGGCGGCGGCTGGTTAGCCGAACGAGGTATGATTGACTTTGCAGGATCCACCGTTGTTCACTCTGTCGGAGGATGGGCTGCATTAATTGGTGCCATACTGATCGGACCACGGGTAGGCAAGTACGACAAAGACGGAAAATCCCATGCCATCCCGGGACACAATATTACCCTCGGCGCTCTGGGAGTCTTTATCCTCTGGTTTGGCTGGTTTGGTTTTAACCCCGGGAGTACACTTTCCGGAACAAGTCCTGACATTGGTGCTATCGCTTTAAACACAAACCTTGCAGCAGCTGCAGGTGCCACAGTAACTATGATTGTGACTTGGATCAAATATAAGAAACCTGATGTTTCCTTAACCTTAAACGGTGCTTTAGCAGGTCTGGTAGCCATTACGGCTGGATGTTTAGCTGTCAGCCCTGTGGGTGCAGCCATCATCGGAGCCTTAGCAGGAGTCTTAATCGTTTTCTCTGTGGAATTTATTGATCTGGTTCTCAAGATTGACGACCCGGTCGGAGCTATTTCCGTCCATGGTGTCTGCGGATGTTTTGGTACAGTGATGGTTGGTTTCTTCGCAGTAGACGGCGGCCTCTTTTATGGCGGCGGAACGGCTTTATTAGTAACGCAAATCATCGGTGTTGTTTCCGTCTTCATCTGGACAGCCGCAACGGCCCTCGTACTCTTCGGAGCCATCAAAGCAACTCTGGGCTTACGAGTTACTGAAGAAGAAGAAGTTAAAGGTCTTGACCTGGGTGAACACGGCATGGAAGCCTATTCGGGCTTTGAAATGAAAGCACCGTCAGTCAATATCTAA
- a CDS encoding 4Fe-4S dicluster domain-containing protein, with translation MRQILVRSEHCLGCKSCELACAVSHSTSKNLFQAITELNPPQKRIFVESNGEYNFPLQCRQCLDAPCVHACMSGAMQFDLQSGLIQVDEQKCVGCLMCVMVCPFGAIAEIPASRRVSKCDRCQDSDYHPACAGK, from the coding sequence TTGAGACAGATCTTGGTCCGAAGCGAACATTGTCTTGGTTGTAAGAGCTGTGAGCTTGCTTGTGCAGTTTCTCACTCAACAAGCAAGAACTTGTTCCAAGCAATCACAGAGCTTAACCCGCCGCAAAAAAGGATCTTCGTCGAGTCCAATGGGGAATATAATTTTCCCTTGCAATGCCGGCAGTGTTTAGACGCTCCTTGTGTTCACGCCTGTATGAGCGGAGCTATGCAATTTGATTTGCAAAGCGGTTTGATTCAAGTTGACGAACAAAAGTGCGTAGGATGCCTGATGTGTGTCATGGTCTGCCCATTCGGTGCTATCGCTGAAATACCGGCCAGCCGTCGGGTCAGCAAATGCGACCGCTGCCAGGATTCTGATTATCACCCCGCCTGTGCTGGGAAGTAA
- a CDS encoding P-II family nitrogen regulator, producing the protein MKIIECIVRPSKVAAIQRSLSGYGVRGMTLTNVLGCGSQKGITEFYRGYSITNDFFIKTKIELLVADEVVHYLVEVINTIANTGEPGDGKVFISNIENAVRIRSFECGNMVI; encoded by the coding sequence ATGAAAATCATCGAATGTATTGTTCGACCGTCAAAGGTAGCCGCTATTCAGCGCTCCCTCAGCGGATATGGAGTTAGAGGGATGACGTTAACCAATGTACTGGGCTGTGGTTCACAAAAAGGCATCACCGAATTCTACCGTGGCTACTCCATAACCAATGACTTTTTCATCAAGACAAAGATCGAATTATTAGTTGCCGATGAAGTAGTCCATTACCTTGTTGAAGTGATTAATACCATCGCTAATACCGGTGAACCCGGCGACGGCAAAGTCTTTATCTCGAATATCGAGAATGCTGTCAGAATCCGCTCCTTTGAATGTGGCAACATGGTCATTTAA
- a CDS encoding cytochrome c3 family protein, with protein sequence MYKEKTQPLTMLMNIFLLVLLSLAVSAAPAQGEESCLQCHGDKASNLQSSVHSFLSCTSCHTNIQGFPHPEGAALTKKEVVAACSSCHKGEIAESYAESYHGKAVKLGSTKAATCANCHGSHNILGPDDPKSLVSAANTPKTCAGCHDKASPGFSQGETHFKLASTGSGAPMYYTAKFFVWLTIITITLLIIHIEMQLYHNLRSVLGARKKGGDNLG encoded by the coding sequence ATGTACAAGGAAAAAACACAGCCCTTAACAATGCTAATGAACATTTTCCTGCTGGTCCTCCTATCCCTGGCTGTCTCAGCCGCTCCCGCCCAAGGGGAGGAAAGCTGTCTGCAATGCCATGGGGATAAGGCATCCAATCTACAAAGTTCTGTCCATAGCTTTTTAAGCTGTACAAGCTGCCACACAAACATTCAGGGATTTCCACATCCTGAAGGAGCTGCCTTAACCAAAAAAGAGGTCGTTGCCGCTTGTTCAAGCTGCCATAAAGGAGAAATCGCCGAAAGCTATGCCGAGAGCTACCATGGCAAAGCTGTCAAGCTGGGCAGCACAAAAGCTGCAACCTGCGCAAATTGTCACGGGTCTCATAATATTCTGGGTCCGGATGACCCCAAATCCCTAGTATCTGCTGCCAACACGCCAAAAACCTGTGCCGGCTGTCACGATAAGGCTTCACCTGGTTTCTCGCAAGGTGAGACACATTTCAAGCTTGCATCTACAGGTTCAGGTGCCCCCATGTACTACACCGCTAAGTTTTTTGTCTGGCTGACCATCATAACCATTACTTTACTAATTATCCATATTGAAATGCAACTCTATCATAATCTGCGTTCAGTTCTGGGTGCAAGAAAAAAAGGCGGTGATAACCTTGGCTAA
- a CDS encoding formate dehydrogenase subunit gamma, producing the protein MAKEQVFRRYDLHIRIQHIMMFTSFIVLTITGLPIKFEQSSISSGIASLFGGFDTMFAVHLAAGTVMLLSFIYHLIYLVVYPFVAKKASWAILPSGKDFTDVIHDVQFLLGFRKDPPRFERYSYKEKFDYWAVFWGMAIMGGSGLMMWFPQIFTQYIPLWVIQCARYAHTDEAILAITAIFIWHFFNVHFNPRSFPMNHLWYKGTITRSEMEHDHPMELERLDRENGTSG; encoded by the coding sequence TTGGCTAAAGAACAAGTCTTTCGGCGCTATGATCTCCATATTCGGATTCAGCACATCATGATGTTCACCAGTTTTATTGTCCTGACCATTACGGGTTTGCCCATCAAATTCGAACAAAGCAGTATTTCATCGGGGATTGCCTCTTTATTCGGCGGATTTGATACCATGTTTGCAGTTCATCTGGCAGCAGGCACCGTAATGCTGCTATCCTTTATTTATCATTTAATCTACTTAGTGGTCTATCCCTTTGTCGCCAAGAAAGCCTCTTGGGCAATCCTGCCCAGCGGCAAAGATTTTACTGATGTGATTCATGATGTTCAGTTTTTATTAGGTTTCAGAAAAGATCCCCCCCGCTTTGAGCGTTACTCCTATAAAGAAAAGTTTGACTACTGGGCTGTTTTCTGGGGCATGGCCATCATGGGCGGCTCAGGCCTTATGATGTGGTTCCCCCAAATATTTACCCAGTATATCCCTCTATGGGTAATTCAATGCGCCCGCTACGCCCACACTGACGAGGCCATCTTAGCCATCACGGCCATCTTTATTTGGCATTTCTTTAACGTTCACTTTAATCCCAGATCCTTCCCCATGAATCATCTTTGGTATAAAGGAACCATAACCCGGTCAGAAATGGAACATGATCATCCCATGGAATTAGAGCGCCTTGACAGGGAAAACGGAACATCCGGCTAG
- a CDS encoding DUF5667 domain-containing protein: MLNKRLAIILTLALCVMPLYAPLALAETAADQSTVAESLGTDSGAEMADVSASNPDDVVNTDTEAIDGTEGSTETGDTAGTDAGETSDSDSSDTGDEDIPPAVDENGDVVAPGTLPDSPFYWLTTLIEKLQVALTFDPEKKTELLEEQALERMAEASAMIAKGDTEEAEGALTAYSEKLTQAQAFLASLTDTDSEVTQKLETALSQTHAKNIQTLGGLLDKLPPQAAQKVALNVVRSMEKSIAKMEKKDQLKVAKELRKATKGIEDSELSEEDQAALENLDETLDQQEETSEETAETEVVAGDTAVKAMALTTNTLTDTASKVSLKSNVQKDETKNKGTTETKKAEVQGKLETKQQDHQGQLSDDAKKNDKITTTKEEPKAEQKQQEEIKPQPEIESTLPEIESTLLEKDSSVNSSVQDQEGDKTQEKTSTENKKSDKSSSKSEGKSGGKSGSKSGGKSGSK, translated from the coding sequence ATGTTAAACAAGAGATTGGCCATAATATTGACCCTAGCACTCTGTGTTATGCCTTTGTATGCCCCCCTTGCCCTGGCTGAGACAGCCGCCGATCAGAGTACAGTTGCAGAAAGCTTGGGAACTGACTCTGGTGCGGAGATGGCAGACGTAAGTGCTTCAAATCCGGATGATGTTGTTAATACGGATACGGAGGCAATTGATGGGACAGAAGGCAGCACAGAGACTGGAGATACCGCAGGAACTGATGCTGGGGAAACTTCCGATTCCGACAGCTCTGATACTGGTGATGAAGATATTCCGCCGGCAGTTGATGAAAACGGAGATGTTGTTGCACCAGGGACCTTGCCGGATTCTCCCTTTTATTGGCTGACAACATTGATTGAAAAACTTCAAGTAGCACTGACCTTTGATCCTGAAAAGAAAACGGAGCTTTTAGAGGAACAAGCCTTAGAGCGGATGGCAGAAGCCAGTGCAATGATCGCGAAGGGGGATACTGAAGAAGCTGAAGGTGCCCTGACAGCGTATTCGGAAAAATTAACTCAAGCCCAGGCTTTTCTGGCTTCCCTGACTGATACGGATTCTGAAGTGACTCAAAAGCTGGAGACCGCATTGAGTCAAACTCATGCTAAAAATATTCAAACCCTAGGCGGGCTGTTGGATAAATTACCGCCTCAGGCCGCTCAAAAGGTAGCATTAAATGTTGTTCGTTCTATGGAAAAAAGTATTGCTAAGATGGAAAAAAAGGATCAACTAAAAGTTGCTAAAGAATTAAGGAAGGCAACCAAAGGGATAGAGGACAGTGAATTGAGCGAAGAGGACCAAGCCGCTCTGGAAAACCTTGATGAAACCCTTGACCAGCAGGAGGAGACTTCAGAGGAGACTGCAGAAACGGAAGTAGTTGCTGGGGATACGGCAGTTAAAGCGATGGCTTTAACAACAAATACTTTAACGGATACCGCCTCTAAAGTAAGTTTAAAATCAAATGTACAAAAGGACGAAACTAAAAATAAAGGAACTACAGAAACTAAAAAAGCCGAAGTTCAAGGGAAATTAGAGACTAAGCAGCAGGATCATCAAGGACAGTTAAGTGATGATGCTAAAAAAAATGATAAAATAACCACTACTAAAGAAGAGCCAAAAGCTGAACAAAAACAGCAAGAAGAAATAAAGCCTCAGCCTGAGATAGAGAGTACTTTACCTGAGATAGAGAGTACTTTATTAGAAAAGGATTCAAGCGTAAATAGCTCTGTTCAAGATCAGGAGGGAGATAAAACTCAAGAAAAGACATCCACTGAGAATAAAAAAAGCGATAAATCCTCAAGTAAGTCAGAAGGAAAATCTGGGGGCAAATCTGGAAGCAAATCAGGAGGCAAATCTGGAAGTAAGTAA
- a CDS encoding methyl-accepting chemotaxis protein, protein MKSIKIKMILYIGLLLLVVCTSLGLASYLTASKAMTSQVNETLPQVAGQGAQVVSERMNAVLGSLEVIANRDRIKDANNSWEDKNKILQEEVNRNGYVSMLIAGLDGSAAMTTGKIVNINDRDYFQKAIAGGRAISEPIISKDDGSLIIVYAIPIKQDGKIVGVLGALKDGNELSNLTNDITFGKSGKAFMINEKGTKIAHSNRELVFNMDNDFVNVQKDPSLQSLVNLEKQMTEGNSGVGEYKYNGEVKYLGFAPVNGTGWSLAVAAPKAELMAGIKTMGNSVLILSAVIMLLSLGAGYFVSKLISQPIMSASEHLKVISTGDFTHECPKELVIRKDEIGLLAKAIESMQQSVRELVKGVMEESHNVANSVISTEQAVAELTGQIEEVSSTTEELSAGMEETAASTEEMSATATEIENAVSSIALKAQEGAVSAGEISLRARELKQNAVSSRQNAQTIYQSSQEKLMRAIEESKAVEQINVLSDSILQITSQTNLLALNAAIEAARAGEAGRGFAVVADEIRKLAENSKQAVNEIQEVTKHVVSSVENLSASSANVLDFINQQVLKDYESMVTTGDQYYKDAEFVDQLVSEFSATSQELTASIQEMAKVIEEIAVAANQGAEGTTNIAQKSITAAEKSDEVLRQAAASKESSNHLSTIVASFTV, encoded by the coding sequence ATGAAAAGCATAAAGATAAAAATGATTCTTTATATTGGGCTGCTCTTGTTAGTGGTCTGTACCAGTTTAGGCCTGGCCTCATACCTTACAGCTTCCAAGGCCATGACTTCCCAGGTGAATGAGACCCTGCCCCAGGTTGCAGGACAAGGAGCCCAGGTGGTATCAGAAAGAATGAATGCTGTGCTGGGGAGCCTGGAAGTTATAGCTAACCGGGATAGAATAAAGGATGCCAACAATTCATGGGAGGATAAAAACAAAATTCTCCAGGAGGAAGTCAACAGGAACGGGTATGTTTCCATGCTCATCGCGGGATTGGATGGGTCGGCAGCTATGACAACGGGAAAAATCGTGAATATTAATGACAGGGACTATTTTCAGAAGGCCATTGCAGGCGGCAGGGCTATATCTGAGCCCATCATCAGTAAAGATGACGGTTCCCTAATCATAGTTTATGCGATACCCATAAAACAGGACGGTAAAATCGTTGGAGTTCTGGGGGCCCTTAAGGATGGCAACGAGTTAAGCAATCTTACCAACGACATTACCTTCGGCAAATCAGGCAAGGCGTTTATGATTAATGAAAAGGGGACGAAGATTGCACATAGTAATCGGGAACTGGTCTTCAATATGGACAATGACTTTGTCAATGTCCAGAAGGATCCCAGTTTGCAGTCTTTAGTCAACCTGGAGAAACAGATGACGGAAGGGAACAGCGGCGTAGGTGAGTATAAGTATAACGGGGAGGTTAAATACCTAGGGTTTGCACCTGTGAATGGGACAGGTTGGTCTTTGGCAGTGGCTGCACCTAAGGCGGAATTAATGGCCGGGATAAAAACCATGGGCAACTCCGTTCTGATCTTGTCGGCAGTCATCATGCTGTTAAGCTTAGGAGCAGGCTATTTTGTTTCCAAATTAATTTCTCAGCCTATCATGTCGGCTTCGGAGCACCTCAAGGTCATCTCAACGGGAGACTTTACTCACGAATGTCCCAAAGAGCTGGTGATCAGAAAGGATGAAATCGGACTCCTGGCCAAAGCCATTGAATCCATGCAGCAATCCGTCCGGGAATTGGTTAAAGGGGTTATGGAAGAATCCCACAACGTGGCAAACTCCGTGATCAGCACAGAACAGGCTGTGGCTGAGTTAACCGGCCAGATTGAAGAGGTTTCTTCAACCACTGAGGAGCTGTCGGCAGGTATGGAAGAGACCGCTGCCTCCACTGAAGAAATGAGTGCGACGGCCACTGAAATTGAGAATGCCGTTAGCTCCATTGCCCTAAAGGCCCAAGAAGGAGCGGTTTCTGCAGGGGAAATCAGCCTAAGAGCCAGGGAACTTAAACAAAATGCGGTCTCATCCCGGCAAAACGCCCAAACCATTTATCAAAGCTCTCAAGAGAAGCTGATGAGAGCTATTGAGGAATCAAAAGCTGTGGAACAGATCAATGTCCTCTCGGATTCCATACTGCAAATTACCTCGCAAACGAATTTGCTTGCTTTAAATGCCGCTATTGAAGCAGCCAGGGCAGGGGAAGCGGGAAGAGGCTTTGCCGTCGTAGCGGATGAGATACGCAAATTAGCGGAGAACTCCAAACAGGCGGTCAATGAAATTCAGGAAGTAACCAAACATGTGGTATCCTCTGTAGAAAACTTATCGGCAAGCTCGGCCAATGTCTTAGACTTTATTAACCAGCAGGTGCTTAAGGACTACGAGTCCATGGTGACTACCGGCGATCAGTATTACAAGGATGCCGAATTTGTAGATCAACTCGTATCTGAGTTCAGCGCCACGTCCCAGGAGTTAACTGCTTCCATACAGGAAATGGCAAAAGTCATCGAAGAGATTGCCGTGGCGGCTAATCAAGGGGCCGAAGGAACCACCAACATTGCCCAAAAAAGCATAACCGCAGCTGAAAAATCTGATGAGGTTCTAAGACAGGCAGCAGCATCCAAAGAAAGCTCCAATCATCTAAGTACGATTGTCGCCAGCTTTACGGTTTAA
- a CDS encoding glutamine amidotransferase: MKKLLIIKTGTTFPSILKDHGDFEDFIINRIGTIPYSSYCIWSVYKHEPPPDLVDIAGIIITGSHAMVSDFEDWNVRLSDWLRENLHMAIPTLGICYGHQLLCQALGGQVTYHPQGKEIGTVQIQQTEAGKNDPLFSVLPSTFLGHVTHAQTILNLPPGAHILANNDFEEHHAFALHDTIWGVQFHPEFDAAITQAYIKEQESSLISEGYAVESIKNSVTDHSFGRLLFQRFLEISNL, from the coding sequence GTGAAAAAACTACTTATCATTAAAACCGGCACAACCTTTCCATCCATTCTCAAAGATCACGGGGATTTTGAGGACTTCATTATTAACCGCATTGGAACTATACCCTACTCCAGTTATTGCATCTGGTCGGTCTATAAGCATGAACCTCCGCCGGATTTAGTTGATATTGCCGGCATCATCATAACGGGCTCCCACGCCATGGTCTCAGATTTTGAGGACTGGAATGTGAGGCTTTCAGACTGGCTAAGGGAAAATTTACACATGGCCATTCCTACCTTGGGAATATGTTATGGGCATCAGCTTCTTTGCCAGGCATTAGGCGGACAAGTCACCTATCATCCACAAGGAAAAGAAATCGGAACCGTTCAAATTCAGCAAACGGAAGCGGGTAAAAATGATCCCTTATTTTCCGTTCTCCCCAGCACATTTTTGGGGCATGTTACCCATGCTCAAACCATCCTCAACCTTCCTCCAGGAGCACACATCCTGGCTAATAATGATTTTGAGGAGCATCACGCCTTTGCACTCCATGATACCATTTGGGGGGTCCAGTTCCACCCGGAATTTGATGCTGCCATTACACAGGCCTACATTAAAGAACAAGAATCCAGCTTAATTTCAGAAGGATATGCCGTTGAAAGTATCAAGAATTCCGTAACAGACCATTCATTTGGCAGATTACTATTTCAGCGCTTCCTTGAGATTAGCAACCTTTAA
- a CDS encoding NAD(P)/FAD-dependent oxidoreductase: MKYIVIGNSAAGLFAVEEIRKHDTQSEIIVLTKDEEPSYSRCLTTYFLAGDIPDYRLYLRDSDFLQRLKLTIVYGVEIQRIDPENQRVQSTDGREWEYGKLLLAMGASAKKLSIKGGTLPEVFTLRNLQDALRINEVIEGGAQKAVVIGGGLVSLKSAYALKKRGLDVTAVISSPQILSQMLNQKAAHIIQKHLEAHGLKFLLNTSPEAITGKDRVRGVLIPPDSALPADLVIIGKGVKPNVGALNNPGFKIGRGLQVDAYMATSLPNIFAAGDIAETWDLVRREYTVNATWPNAAAQGRIAGANMCGQREPYPGSLSFNSVDFFGLAAMSVGITRIPANEPHNHWSQDESLSMIDGRPSYQCLIWQGNVLKGFTLVGETSQGGILTALLKAGRPFSHGEKVLARTKRGSLAVGQILNRKAGDNRT, from the coding sequence ATGAAATATATTGTAATTGGCAATAGTGCTGCAGGCTTGTTTGCCGTGGAAGAAATCCGCAAACATGATACTCAGTCGGAAATTATTGTTCTCACAAAGGATGAAGAGCCCAGTTATTCCCGGTGCCTAACCACTTATTTCTTAGCCGGAGACATCCCTGATTACCGACTTTACTTACGGGATTCGGACTTTCTTCAGCGCCTGAAACTGACCATAGTTTATGGCGTGGAAATCCAGAGAATTGATCCTGAAAACCAGCGTGTTCAAAGCACCGATGGCCGGGAGTGGGAGTACGGCAAACTCTTACTGGCTATGGGAGCCTCGGCCAAGAAGCTGTCTATTAAAGGGGGAACCCTCCCGGAGGTTTTTACCCTGCGCAACCTGCAGGATGCCTTAAGGATTAACGAGGTTATAGAAGGAGGAGCGCAAAAAGCTGTGGTAATCGGAGGAGGTTTGGTCAGCCTCAAGAGCGCCTATGCCTTAAAAAAACGCGGGCTTGATGTTACGGCAGTAATCTCTTCCCCTCAGATTCTCTCACAAATGCTGAATCAAAAAGCAGCGCATATAATTCAAAAGCACTTAGAAGCCCACGGTCTGAAGTTTCTATTGAATACCAGCCCTGAAGCCATCACCGGCAAGGACAGGGTCCGTGGGGTTTTGATCCCACCGGATTCTGCCCTCCCTGCTGATCTGGTCATTATAGGCAAGGGAGTCAAACCCAATGTGGGAGCTCTCAATAATCCCGGCTTTAAGATTGGCCGTGGTCTGCAAGTAGATGCTTATATGGCCACCAGCCTGCCCAATATTTTCGCGGCGGGAGATATTGCCGAGACCTGGGATTTAGTGCGCAGGGAGTACACCGTCAATGCTACTTGGCCCAACGCCGCCGCTCAAGGCAGGATTGCCGGAGCAAATATGTGCGGCCAGCGAGAACCTTATCCCGGATCACTGAGCTTCAACTCCGTGGACTTTTTCGGCCTTGCCGCCATGTCCGTGGGAATCACCAGAATCCCGGCAAATGAGCCGCATAACCATTGGAGTCAGGACGAAAGCCTGAGTATGATTGACGGCAGGCCCTCTTATCAATGCCTAATCTGGCAGGGCAATGTGCTTAAGGGCTTTACATTGGTGGGAGAAACCTCTCAAGGCGGTATTTTGACAGCGCTCCTTAAAGCCGGCCGCCCTTTTAGTCACGGAGAAAAAGTATTAGCTAGGACAAAGAGAGGCAGCCTGGCTGTGGGGCAGATCTTAAACCGTAAAGCTGGCGACAATCGTACTTAG